One Spirochaeta cellobiosiphila DSM 17781 DNA window includes the following coding sequences:
- a CDS encoding phage replisome organizer N-terminal domain-containing protein, whose amino-acid sequence MNLSFIKLDINILNDTKIKVIRKMPDGDNMFVLWVGILCLGMKSGRPGVLEIGENIPFTDEILSDELDIPLNTVKLGLEMFERLRMVEKVEEGTYLISNFEKHQELEKIENMREKERQRKAKYREKLALGLSSNQDVPRDKTGTEQGQDEDVPMPSPECPATDKNKNKTKNKNKSIYTGTDLEEIIQFAKDQDFKPDFRKLLPHISAYRLGTVLEEMSFYSKSEVKEAITNYIQIMNDQDNYKLGFRYQDLLSFLEKGINLFINDSDPFTVYRKNRELHPRESPQDSYQDNFWEEVENHDRS is encoded by the coding sequence ATGAATCTATCATTTATTAAACTCGATATTAACATACTCAATGACACCAAGATCAAAGTCATTCGAAAGATGCCTGACGGTGACAATATGTTTGTCCTATGGGTAGGAATACTCTGTCTAGGCATGAAAAGCGGTCGCCCAGGAGTACTGGAAATCGGTGAAAACATTCCCTTCACCGATGAAATCCTGAGTGATGAGCTGGACATTCCCCTCAACACGGTAAAGCTAGGATTAGAAATGTTCGAACGATTACGAATGGTGGAAAAAGTCGAAGAGGGAACCTATTTAATTTCTAACTTTGAGAAACACCAGGAACTTGAGAAAATCGAGAATATGAGGGAAAAGGAACGTCAAAGAAAGGCGAAATACAGAGAAAAATTAGCCCTTGGATTGTCTTCAAATCAGGATGTCCCACGGGACAAGACAGGGACAGAACAGGGACAGGACGAGGACGTCCCCATGCCGTCCCCCGAATGTCCCGCTACAGATAAGAATAAGAATAAGACAAAGAATAAGAACAAGAGTATATACACAGGGACAGACCTGGAAGAAATCATCCAATTCGCTAAGGACCAAGATTTCAAACCTGACTTTCGTAAGCTACTCCCTCACATATCAGCCTATCGTTTGGGAACAGTACTTGAGGAAATGAGTTTCTATTCTAAATCAGAAGTGAAGGAAGCCATTACCAACTATATCCAGATCATGAATGATCAGGATAACTACAAATTAGGATTCCGCTACCAGGACCTTCTCAGCTTCTTGGAAAAGGGGATTAATCTATTCATCAACGATTCAGATCCTTTCACCGTTTACCGTAAGAATCGCGAACTACACCCCAGAGAAAGCCCTCAGGATTCATACCAGGATAATTTTTGGGAGGAGGTAGAAAACCATGACAGATCGTGA